One window of the Acaryochloris thomasi RCC1774 genome contains the following:
- a CDS encoding Fur family transcriptional regulator: MKEKLTANQRRILEVLFSSAEELSAQSLHQALKQQQQQVGLATVYRALKALQLIGKVQARPLANGEYIYSIASAHRHHFTCVNCGRSLPLQECPVHDLEQQLAQTQQFQVFYHTLEFFGLCQNCTQVNAAT, from the coding sequence ATGAAAGAAAAACTAACTGCCAATCAACGGCGAATTCTGGAAGTCTTGTTTTCCTCTGCAGAAGAGCTGTCTGCCCAGTCTTTGCATCAAGCCTTGAAACAACAGCAGCAACAGGTCGGCTTAGCAACGGTATACCGTGCCCTTAAAGCTCTGCAGCTTATCGGCAAAGTCCAGGCGCGGCCTCTCGCTAATGGTGAATACATCTACAGCATTGCCTCTGCGCACCGGCATCATTTTACCTGCGTTAACTGTGGTCGTTCTTTGCCTTTACAGGAATGCCCTGTACACGACCTAGAGCAACAGCTCGCCCAAACCCAACAGTTTCAAGTTTTTTATCATACGCTGGAATTTTTTGGCCTGTGCCAGAACTGTACTCAGGTTAATGCTGCAACCTGA